In the Oryza glaberrima chromosome 6, OglaRS2, whole genome shotgun sequence genome, one interval contains:
- the LOC127776288 gene encoding probable inactive receptor kinase RLK902 encodes MASASFFHYPKANYVLDDQATPRRSAAAGGGARRGRGGGGGRHGGRPRGAAGAAGRGGGAAPAVGPVRAHAVRRRVARRRVLHCSAAGDRVTELRLPGKSLRGAVPVGTVGNLTALRTLSLRTNAISGGVPADIGGCVQLRSLNLSGNRLAGRLPEGLFSLALLEKVDLSGNRLTGGVSPEFSRLASLTTLNLDRNGFNGTLPGNLMLPKLAQFNVSYNGQLGGAVPASLTGMPASAFLGTALCGGPLAPCANPSPPSPGGSKGVREEEEDRRERDAMKNAIAG; translated from the exons ATGGCTTCCGCGAGCTTCTTCCATTATCCCAAGGCTAATTACGTTCTTGATGATCAG GCGACGCCGCGCcgttctgctgctgctggtggtggtgctcgtcgcgggcgcggtggcggcggcggccgacatGGCGGGCGACCGCGCGGCGCTGCTGGCGCTGCGGGACGCGGTGGGGGGGCAGCACCTGCCGTGGGACCCGTCCGCGCCCACGCCGTGCGGCGGCGCGTAGCACGGCGTCGGGTGCTCcactgctccgccgccggcgaccgcgtcACCGAGCTCCGGCTCCCCGGGAAGAGCCTGAGAGGAGCGGTGCCCGTGGGCACGGTCGGCAACCTCACCGCGCTGCGGACGCTGTCGCTCCGGACGAACGCGATATCCGGCGGGGTCCCCGCGGACATCGGCGGCTGCGTCCAGCTCCGGTCGCTGAACCTCTCCGGGAACCGGCTCGCCGGCAGGTTGCCGGAGGGGCTCTTCTCGCTGGCGCTGCTCGAGAAGGTGGACCTCTCCGGGAACCGCCTCACCGGCGGCGTCTCGCCGGAGTTCAGCCGGCTCGCGAGCCTGACCACGCTGAACCTCGACCGCAACGGCTTCAATGGCACGCTCCCCGGTAACCTGATGCTGCCGAAGCTCGCGCAGTTCAACGTGTCGTACAATGGCCAGCTCGGTGGCGCCGTGCCGGCGTCGCTCACCGGGATGCCGGCGAGCGCCTTCCTCGGCACGGCGCTCTGCGGCGGCCCGCTCGCCCCGTGCGCcaacccctcgccgccgtcgcccggggGCAGCAAGGGCGTacgtgaggaagaagaggataggagagagagag ATGCCATGAAAAATGCAATTGCAGGATGA